A window from Bosea sp. ANAM02 encodes these proteins:
- a CDS encoding cyclic nucleotide-gated ion channel, producing the protein MASATPGQGWRRQVHLWFDHGAGDDLVATVIHRALVVLICANVLAIVLESVPELAARFGPGFDLLERISLALFTLEYVVRIWIAPENARYRGMSATRARFAYLASFPAIIDLLAILPLAAGLFGFSEIRILLLLRLLRFFKLGRYSPGMASLAAALASERKALVACFVILMGVMLVAASAMHLVEHEAQPDKFGTIPDAMWWAIITLTTVGYGDAYPVTAAGKAVAAVTAVLGLIMLALPVGIVATAFAQEIHRREFVVTWSMIARVPLFGGLDASEIAAVMQFLRAQTVRSGAVIMHQGEPGRALYFIASGEVEVAHADSRDRLDEGHFFGELQLDDIAIASHSPCPQAAVATAPSKLLVLDPVDFRALTTRHPQLAERIRALARG; encoded by the coding sequence ATGGCCTCCGCCACGCCTGGACAGGGCTGGCGGCGGCAGGTTCACCTGTGGTTCGATCACGGTGCCGGCGACGATCTCGTCGCCACCGTGATCCACCGGGCGCTGGTCGTTCTGATCTGCGCCAACGTACTGGCGATCGTGCTGGAATCCGTTCCGGAGCTGGCCGCCCGCTTCGGCCCCGGCTTCGACCTGCTGGAGCGCATCTCGCTCGCGCTCTTCACCCTCGAATACGTCGTCCGCATCTGGATCGCACCCGAGAACGCCCGCTATCGCGGCATGAGCGCGACGCGCGCCCGGTTCGCCTATCTCGCCTCCTTCCCGGCCATCATCGATCTGCTCGCGATCCTGCCGCTGGCCGCAGGTTTGTTCGGCTTCAGCGAGATCAGGATCCTGCTGCTGCTGCGCCTGCTGCGCTTCTTCAAGCTGGGGCGCTACTCGCCCGGCATGGCGTCGCTGGCGGCGGCGCTGGCGTCCGAGCGCAAGGCGCTCGTCGCCTGCTTCGTCATCCTGATGGGCGTGATGCTGGTCGCGGCGAGCGCCATGCATCTCGTCGAGCATGAGGCCCAGCCCGACAAGTTCGGCACGATCCCCGATGCGATGTGGTGGGCGATCATCACCCTGACCACGGTCGGCTATGGCGATGCCTATCCGGTCACCGCGGCCGGCAAGGCCGTTGCTGCCGTCACCGCCGTGCTCGGCCTGATCATGCTCGCCCTGCCGGTCGGCATCGTCGCCACCGCCTTCGCGCAGGAAATCCACCGGCGTGAATTCGTGGTGACCTGGAGCATGATCGCGCGCGTGCCGCTGTTCGGCGGGCTCGATGCCAGCGAGATTGCGGCGGTGATGCAGTTCCTGCGCGCCCAGACGGTGCGCAGCGGCGCCGTCATCATGCATCAGGGCGAGCCCGGCCGGGCGCTCTATTTCATCGCCAGCGGCGAGGTCGAGGTCGCGCATGCCGACAGCCGCGACCGGCTCGACGAAGGTCATTTTTTCGGCGAACTCCAGCTCGATGATATCGCCATCGCGAGCCACTCGCCCTGCCCGCAGGCGGCGGTGGCGACGGCTCCTTCCAAGCTGCTGGTGCTCGACCCCGTCGATTTTCGGGCTCTCACCACGCGCCACCCCCAGCTCGCGGAGCGCATCCGGGCGCTGGCGAGAGGATGA
- the alaS gene encoding alanine--tRNA ligase, giving the protein MSGVNDIRSTFLDYFKSQGHEIVPSSPLVPRNDPTLMFANSGMVQFKNVFTGQEKRPYSRATTAQKCVRAGGKHNDLDNVGYTARHHTFFEMLGNFSFGDYFKEQAIHHAWTLVTREFGLPKDKLTVTVYSEDDEAHALWKKIAGLTDDRIIRIPTSDNFWRMGDTGPCGPCSEIFYDHGDHIWGGPPGSAEQDGDRFIEIWNLVFMQYEEAAGGIRTDLPRPSIDTGMGLERIAAVLQGTHDNYNIDLFRALITAIADLTSVDPDGPMKASHRVIADHLRCSAFLIADGVLPSNEGRGYVLRRIMRRGMRHAQLLGAKEPLLYKLVPALTREMGRAYPELLRAEPLITETLKLEETRFRTTLARGLTLLDDASKDLTAGQSLKGDVAFTLYDTYGFPLDLTQDALRAREITVDTEGFDAAMQQQKAKARAAWSGSGEAATETLWFPLRDKVGATEFLGYDTETAEGVVTALIRDNAEVPSLKAGESGFMLVNQTPFYGESGGQVGDAGLVKAPGTVVEISDVQKKLGDVFAHSVTVKEGELKLGAAVELVVDHERRTAIRANHSATHLLHEALRLVLGDHVAQKGSLVSADRLRFDFSHPKPISAEELREVEEIANAIVLQNEPVTTRLMSVDEAIASGARALFGEKYGDEVRVVAMGTNPAGRAYSVELCGGTHASRTGDIGLVSIVGEGAVAAGVRRLEAMTGNGARLRLNEESRLLDGLASLLKVPANEAGNRLAALIEERRKLDRELTEARKKLAMGGGGAAEEPIQEIAGAKLLARAVTGIEMKDLKSLADEAKARVGSGVVAIVGVAEDGKAGVVVGVTPDLTERFDAVALVRAASEQLGGKGGGGRRDMAQAGGPDGSKAQAALDAVAAAMG; this is encoded by the coding sequence ATGAGCGGCGTCAACGATATCCGGTCGACCTTCCTCGACTACTTCAAGTCCCAGGGCCACGAGATCGTGCCGTCGAGCCCGCTCGTGCCGCGCAACGACCCGACGCTGATGTTCGCCAATTCGGGCATGGTGCAGTTCAAGAACGTCTTCACCGGCCAGGAGAAGCGCCCCTATTCGCGCGCCACCACCGCCCAGAAATGCGTGCGCGCCGGCGGCAAGCACAACGATCTCGACAATGTCGGATACACCGCCCGCCACCACACCTTCTTCGAGATGCTGGGGAACTTCTCCTTCGGCGATTATTTCAAGGAACAGGCGATCCATCACGCCTGGACCCTGGTCACGCGCGAATTCGGCCTACCCAAGGACAAGCTGACGGTCACCGTCTATTCCGAGGACGACGAGGCGCATGCGCTCTGGAAGAAGATCGCCGGCCTGACCGACGACAGGATCATCCGTATCCCGACCTCGGATAATTTCTGGCGCATGGGCGATACCGGCCCCTGCGGCCCCTGCTCCGAGATCTTCTACGACCATGGCGACCATATCTGGGGCGGCCCGCCCGGCTCCGCCGAGCAGGACGGCGACCGCTTCATCGAGATCTGGAACCTTGTGTTCATGCAATACGAGGAGGCGGCCGGCGGCATCCGCACGGACCTGCCCCGCCCCTCGATCGATACCGGCATGGGGCTGGAGCGCATCGCGGCCGTGCTCCAGGGCACGCATGACAACTATAATATCGACCTGTTCCGCGCCCTGATCACGGCCATCGCCGACCTGACCTCGGTCGATCCGGACGGTCCGATGAAGGCGAGCCATCGCGTCATCGCCGATCATCTGCGCTGCTCCGCCTTCCTGATCGCCGATGGCGTGCTGCCCTCGAACGAGGGCCGCGGCTATGTGCTGCGCCGGATCATGCGCCGCGGCATGCGCCATGCGCAGTTGCTCGGCGCCAAGGAGCCGCTGCTCTACAAGCTCGTGCCGGCGCTGACCCGCGAGATGGGCCGTGCCTATCCCGAACTGCTCCGCGCCGAGCCCCTGATTACCGAGACGCTGAAGCTGGAGGAAACCCGTTTCCGCACCACGCTGGCGCGCGGCCTCACCCTGCTCGACGACGCCTCGAAGGATCTGACCGCCGGCCAGAGCCTCAAGGGCGACGTCGCCTTCACGCTCTACGACACCTACGGCTTCCCGCTCGACCTGACGCAGGACGCACTGCGCGCCCGCGAGATCACCGTCGATACCGAGGGTTTCGATGCCGCCATGCAGCAGCAGAAGGCCAAGGCGCGCGCCGCCTGGTCGGGTTCCGGCGAGGCTGCGACCGAAACGCTCTGGTTCCCGCTGCGCGACAAGGTCGGCGCGACCGAGTTCCTCGGCTACGACACCGAGACCGCCGAGGGCGTCGTCACCGCGCTGATCCGCGACAATGCCGAGGTCCCGTCGCTGAAGGCCGGCGAGAGCGGTTTCATGCTGGTCAACCAGACCCCGTTCTACGGCGAGTCCGGCGGCCAGGTCGGCGATGCCGGGCTCGTCAAGGCGCCGGGCACGGTGGTCGAGATCAGCGACGTCCAGAAGAAGCTCGGCGATGTCTTCGCCCATAGCGTGACCGTCAAGGAAGGCGAACTGAAGCTCGGCGCCGCCGTCGAGCTCGTTGTCGATCACGAGCGCCGCACCGCGATCCGCGCCAACCATTCGGCGACGCACCTGCTGCACGAGGCGCTGCGCCTCGTGCTCGGCGACCATGTCGCGCAGAAGGGCTCGCTGGTCTCGGCCGATCGCCTGCGCTTCGACTTCTCGCATCCCAAGCCCATCAGCGCCGAGGAACTGCGCGAGGTCGAGGAAATCGCTAATGCGATCGTCCTCCAGAACGAGCCGGTCACGACCCGCCTGATGAGCGTCGATGAGGCGATCGCCTCCGGGGCGCGCGCCCTCTTCGGCGAGAAATACGGTGACGAAGTCCGCGTCGTCGCGATGGGAACGAACCCGGCCGGCCGCGCCTATTCGGTCGAGCTCTGCGGCGGTACCCATGCCTCACGCACCGGCGATATCGGCCTCGTCAGCATCGTCGGCGAAGGCGCGGTGGCGGCCGGCGTGCGCCGCCTCGAAGCCATGACCGGCAATGGCGCCCGCCTGCGCCTCAATGAGGAATCGCGCCTGCTCGACGGTCTCGCCAGCCTGCTCAAGGTTCCCGCCAACGAGGCCGGCAACCGTCTCGCCGCGCTGATCGAGGAGCGCCGCAAGCTCGATCGCGAACTGACCGAGGCCCGCAAGAAGCTCGCCATGGGCGGCGGCGGCGCGGCCGAGGAGCCGATCCAGGAGATCGCCGGCGCCAAGCTCTTGGCCCGCGCCGTCACCGGCATCGAGATGAAGGACCTGAAGAGCCTCGCCGACGAGGCGAAGGCCCGCGTCGGTTCCGGCGTCGTGGCCATCGTCGGCGTCGCCGAGGACGGCAAGGCCGGCGTCGTCGTCGGCGTCACGCCCGACCTGACCGAGCGCTTCGACGCGGTCGCGCTGGTCCGCGCCGCTTCCGAGCAGCTCGGCGGCAAGGGCGGCGGCGGCCGTCGCGACATGGCCCAGGCCGGCGGGCCGGACGGCAGCAAGGCGCAAGCCGCGCTCGATGCCGTCGCCGCGGCGATGGGCTGA
- the recA gene encoding recombinase RecA: protein MNQANLKLVEGSSMDKAKALDAALSQIERAFGKGSIMRLGKNPQAIEIETISTGSLGLDIALGVGGLPKGRIVEIYGPESSGKTTLALHTIAEAQKKGGVCAFVDAEHALDPVYARKLGVNLDDLLISQPDTGEQALEITDTLVRSGAIDVLVVDSVAALTPRAEIEGEMGDVQPGLQARLMSQALRKLTASISRSNCMVIFINQIRMKIGVMYGSPETTTGGNALKFYASVRLDIRRVSTLKERDEATGNQVRVKVVKNKVAPPFKQVEFDIMFGEGISKVGELIDLGVKAGMVEKAGAWFSFDSQRLGQGRENAKSFLKANPDVAAKIEATIRQNSGLVADRILDEAAPTADDLDEGEA, encoded by the coding sequence GTGAATCAGGCGAATCTCAAACTCGTGGAAGGCTCCTCGATGGACAAGGCCAAGGCGCTCGATGCGGCGCTCTCCCAGATCGAACGCGCCTTCGGCAAGGGCTCGATCATGCGGCTGGGCAAGAACCCGCAGGCGATCGAGATCGAGACGATCTCGACCGGTTCGCTCGGCCTCGACATCGCGCTCGGCGTCGGCGGCCTGCCCAAGGGCCGCATCGTCGAGATTTACGGGCCGGAATCCTCGGGCAAGACCACGCTCGCCCTGCACACCATCGCCGAGGCCCAGAAGAAGGGCGGGGTCTGCGCCTTCGTCGATGCCGAGCATGCGCTCGACCCGGTCTATGCCCGCAAGCTCGGCGTCAATCTCGACGACCTCCTGATCTCGCAGCCCGATACCGGCGAGCAGGCGCTGGAGATCACCGATACGCTCGTCCGCTCCGGCGCGATCGACGTGCTCGTGGTCGACTCGGTCGCGGCGCTGACGCCCCGTGCCGAGATCGAGGGCGAGATGGGCGATGTCCAGCCGGGCCTCCAGGCCCGCCTGATGAGCCAGGCCCTGCGCAAGCTCACCGCCTCGATCTCGCGCTCGAACTGCATGGTCATCTTCATCAACCAGATTCGCATGAAGATCGGCGTGATGTACGGTTCGCCGGAGACGACCACCGGCGGCAACGCGCTCAAGTTCTACGCTTCCGTGCGCCTCGACATCCGCCGCGTCTCGACGCTGAAGGAGCGCGACGAGGCGACCGGCAACCAGGTCCGCGTCAAGGTCGTCAAGAACAAGGTCGCGCCGCCCTTCAAGCAGGTCGAGTTCGACATCATGTTCGGCGAGGGCATCTCCAAAGTCGGCGAGCTGATCGATCTCGGCGTCAAGGCCGGCATGGTCGAGAAGGCCGGCGCCTGGTTCTCCTTCGACAGCCAGCGCCTCGGCCAGGGTCGCGAGAACGCCAAAAGCTTCCTCAAGGCCAACCCGGACGTCGCCGCCAAGATCGAGGCCACGATCCGGCAGAATTCCGGCCTCGTCGCCGACCGCATCCTCGACGAGGCAGCGCCGACCGCAGACGATCTCGACGAAGGCGAGGCCTGA
- a CDS encoding response regulator yields the protein MSGSTATNTIDRSDKPGHIGIILFVAALLVGAAIALGFLANEWAQPLILGLLALLSVVGVFGLFAFAIGLVQFAGRASRNDLTKAIVDRADDGIVVTESENEVVYANEAYLALAGATGANDLKPVGRLLTGRADVSEAIYRLATAAREHRRLVEEVRLEPALNGRGEVGWYRVRVSPVRREATTATLWSVSDITPERERQENAFQELQHAIDYLDHAPAGFISIDADGEISYLNATLSGWLDFDLARFGSGGLHLDDVCTPSAAALIQAIRGQPGDVRVEVLDVDLKRRNGAPLPVRLHHQVAFGQDGRAGPSRTLVLNRTAGEAGADGGSDAEVRFARFFHSTPMAIATVDETGAILHSNAAFARLIPAGLRPRTIHDLVASGAGLDAALAEVVAGRSGGAPLDLALAGEDGRSAKLYLTPVAGTEGGDGERAIVYALETTAERKLRDNMDQAGKMQAVGQLAGGIAHDFNNVLQVIINASEFLLASHRPTDPSFPDIMQIKQNAYRAAALVRQLLAFSRRQTLRPQVLELGEVLSDLSLMLKRVVADKVTLDVRQGRDLWPVKADLGQLEQVIVNLAVNARDAMPDGGRLAVRTRNVAREDCASFGHEALPTDDYVLLEVEDTGTGIPQEHLDKIFEPFFTTKEVGKGTGLGLSMVYGIVKQTGGYVFVDSTIGKGTAFQIFLPRHVPSQEEIAAEAAAREAPKKLAADHTGAGVILLVEDEDAVRALNARMLVSRGYTVHEAASGVEALDTFLQNDGQIDLVVSDVVMPEMDGPTLLGELRKRNPNTKVVFVSGYAEEAFRKNLPEGEEFHFLPKPFTMKQLVETVKAAMG from the coding sequence ATGAGCGGAAGCACGGCGACCAATACGATCGATCGCTCGGACAAGCCCGGCCATATCGGGATCATCCTGTTCGTCGCGGCCCTGCTCGTCGGCGCGGCGATCGCGCTCGGCTTCCTCGCCAATGAATGGGCGCAGCCGCTCATCCTCGGCCTGCTCGCCCTGCTCTCGGTCGTCGGCGTCTTCGGCCTCTTCGCCTTCGCCATCGGGCTCGTGCAGTTTGCCGGGCGCGCCTCCCGCAACGACCTGACCAAGGCGATCGTCGACCGCGCCGATGACGGCATCGTCGTGACCGAGAGCGAGAACGAGGTCGTCTATGCCAACGAGGCCTATCTGGCGCTCGCCGGGGCGACCGGCGCCAACGACCTGAAGCCGGTCGGCCGCCTGCTGACCGGGCGCGCCGACGTCTCCGAGGCGATCTACCGGCTCGCCACCGCCGCCCGCGAGCATCGCCGCCTCGTCGAGGAGGTGCGTCTCGAGCCCGCGCTGAACGGGCGCGGCGAGGTCGGCTGGTATCGCGTCCGCGTTTCCCCCGTCCGCCGCGAGGCCACGACGGCGACGCTCTGGTCGGTCTCCGACATCACGCCGGAGCGCGAGCGCCAGGAGAACGCCTTCCAGGAACTCCAGCACGCGATCGACTATCTCGACCACGCGCCGGCCGGCTTCATCTCGATCGACGCCGACGGCGAGATTTCCTATCTCAACGCCACTCTCTCCGGCTGGCTCGACTTCGACCTCGCCCGCTTCGGCTCCGGCGGCCTGCATCTCGACGATGTCTGCACCCCTTCCGCCGCCGCCCTGATCCAGGCGATCCGCGGCCAGCCCGGCGATGTCCGCGTCGAGGTGCTCGATGTCGACCTGAAGCGCCGCAACGGCGCGCCCCTCCCCGTGCGCCTGCATCATCAGGTCGCCTTCGGCCAGGACGGCCGCGCCGGCCCCTCGCGCACCCTCGTCCTCAACCGCACCGCGGGCGAGGCCGGCGCCGATGGCGGCAGCGATGCCGAGGTCCGCTTCGCCCGCTTCTTCCATTCGACGCCGATGGCGATCGCGACCGTCGACGAGACCGGCGCGATCCTGCACTCGAACGCCGCCTTCGCCCGCCTGATCCCGGCAGGCCTGCGCCCCCGCACCATCCACGATCTCGTCGCCTCCGGTGCGGGCCTCGACGCTGCGCTGGCCGAGGTGGTCGCCGGGCGTTCGGGCGGCGCCCCGCTCGATCTCGCGCTCGCCGGCGAGGACGGCCGCTCGGCCAAGCTGTACCTTACCCCCGTCGCCGGCACCGAGGGCGGCGACGGCGAGCGCGCCATCGTCTACGCGCTGGAGACGACGGCCGAGCGCAAACTGCGCGACAACATGGATCAGGCCGGCAAGATGCAGGCGGTCGGCCAGCTCGCCGGCGGCATCGCGCACGACTTCAACAACGTGCTGCAGGTCATCATCAACGCCTCCGAGTTCCTGCTGGCGAGTCATCGGCCCACCGACCCGTCCTTCCCGGACATCATGCAGATCAAGCAGAACGCCTACCGCGCCGCGGCGCTGGTGCGGCAGCTTCTTGCCTTCTCGCGCCGCCAGACCCTGCGCCCGCAGGTGCTGGAGCTGGGCGAGGTGCTCTCCGACCTCTCGCTGATGCTGAAGCGCGTCGTCGCCGACAAGGTCACGCTCGACGTCCGCCAGGGCCGCGACCTCTGGCCGGTCAAGGCCGATCTCGGCCAGCTCGAACAGGTCATCGTCAACCTCGCCGTCAACGCCCGCGACGCCATGCCGGACGGCGGCAGGCTTGCGGTGCGCACCCGCAACGTCGCCCGCGAGGACTGCGCCTCTTTCGGCCACGAGGCCCTGCCGACCGACGATTACGTGCTGCTGGAGGTCGAGGATACCGGCACCGGCATCCCGCAGGAGCATCTCGACAAGATCTTCGAGCCCTTCTTCACCACCAAGGAGGTCGGCAAGGGCACCGGTCTCGGCCTCTCCATGGTCTACGGCATCGTCAAGCAGACCGGCGGCTATGTCTTCGTCGACTCGACCATCGGCAAGGGCACGGCCTTCCAGATCTTCCTGCCCCGCCATGTCCCGAGCCAGGAGGAGATCGCCGCGGAAGCCGCCGCCAGGGAAGCGCCGAAGAAGCTCGCTGCCGACCATACCGGCGCCGGCGTCATCCTGCTGGTCGAGGACGAGGATGCGGTCCGCGCCCTCAACGCCCGTATGCTGGTCTCGCGCGGCTACACCGTCCACGAGGCTGCCTCCGGCGTCGAGGCGCTGGATACGTTCCTGCAGAACGACGGCCAGATCGATCTCGTCGTCTCCGACGTGGTGATGCCGGAAATGGACGGCCCGACGCTGCTCGGCGAATTGCGCAAGCGCAACCCGAACACCAAGGTCGTCTTCGTCTCCGGCTATGCCGAAGAGGCCTTCCGCAAGAACCTGCCGGAAGGCGAGGAATTCCACTTCCTGCCCAAGCCCTTCACGATGAAGCAGCTCGTCGAGACCGTGAAGGCGGCGATGGGCTGA